The Amycolatopsis mongoliensis genome includes a window with the following:
- a CDS encoding MDR family MFS transporter has protein sequence MTAPPIPRTVWIASGVMALGGFLGNMDGSIVAVGLESMRLHLGVGLIEIQWVATAFLLGLSAALPLTPWLVRKLGAGRLWLWALAAFLLTSAACALAPDAGTLIALRTLQGMAAGVMVTAGQTVIGLAVGPDRLGRTMGTLGLVVGLAPVVGPSVGGFLLAHFSWPVLFWLNLPIGLVAFGLALRYVPRGDRGQPPPVDWPGLFLISLGLPVLVYALTELDAVSAAAGAAALAVFAWRSLRARRPVLDLRLAARPVMGSALTSVLLAGAGMFGAVLLLPLWFQVRLGAGPAEAGVLLAPMGLATTVFVLVAGRLTDRHGGGTVSLTGSVVVLASTVPLPWLGPDSPLWLVQALLVVRGAGLGLAIMPASTAAYASVDAGELGHATALVNIVMRVGGALGGAVCVIVLSRGLTVDPATGFGWAFGVLGAICVLGTAATAWLRRAERSSTVDVTT, from the coding sequence ATGACTGCTCCTCCCATCCCCCGCACCGTCTGGATCGCCTCCGGCGTCATGGCGCTCGGCGGGTTCCTGGGCAACATGGACGGTTCGATCGTCGCGGTCGGGCTGGAATCGATGAGGCTGCACCTGGGGGTCGGCCTCATCGAAATCCAGTGGGTGGCGACGGCCTTCCTGCTCGGCCTCTCGGCGGCCCTCCCGCTGACCCCGTGGCTCGTCAGGAAACTCGGCGCCGGCCGGCTGTGGCTCTGGGCGCTGGCAGCGTTCCTGCTGACGTCGGCAGCCTGCGCGCTCGCCCCGGACGCCGGCACCCTGATCGCCTTGCGCACCCTGCAGGGCATGGCCGCCGGCGTCATGGTCACCGCCGGGCAGACGGTGATCGGGCTGGCCGTCGGGCCGGACCGGCTCGGCCGCACCATGGGCACGCTGGGCCTGGTCGTCGGGCTGGCGCCGGTCGTCGGGCCGAGCGTCGGCGGGTTCCTGCTCGCGCACTTCTCGTGGCCGGTGCTGTTCTGGCTCAACCTGCCGATCGGGCTGGTCGCGTTCGGCCTGGCACTGCGGTACGTGCCGCGCGGCGACCGCGGGCAGCCGCCGCCGGTGGACTGGCCGGGGCTGTTCCTGATCTCGCTCGGCCTGCCGGTGCTGGTCTACGCGCTCACCGAACTCGACGCCGTCTCGGCGGCTGCCGGTGCCGCGGCGCTCGCCGTCTTCGCCTGGCGTTCGCTGCGGGCGCGGCGCCCGGTGCTGGACCTGCGGCTGGCCGCACGGCCCGTCATGGGTTCGGCGCTGACGTCCGTCCTGCTGGCCGGCGCCGGGATGTTCGGCGCGGTCCTGCTGCTGCCGCTGTGGTTCCAGGTCCGGCTCGGCGCCGGGCCCGCCGAGGCCGGTGTCCTGCTCGCGCCGATGGGCCTGGCCACCACGGTGTTCGTGCTCGTGGCCGGACGGCTGACCGACCGCCACGGCGGCGGCACCGTCTCGCTCACCGGTTCGGTGGTGGTGCTGGCGAGCACCGTCCCGCTACCGTGGCTCGGCCCGGACTCCCCGCTGTGGCTGGTCCAGGCGTTGCTCGTGGTCCGCGGCGCGGGACTCGGGCTGGCGATCATGCCCGCGTCGACGGCGGCGTACGCGTCGGTCGACGCGGGCGAACTGGGCCACGCGACGGCTTTGGTCAACATCGTGATGCGCGTGGGCGGCGCACTCGGCGGCGCGGTGTGCGTGATCGTGCTGTCCCGCGGCCTCACCGTGGACCCGGCGACCGGGTTCGGCTGGGCGTTCGGGGTACTGGGGGCCATCTGCGTCCTCGGCACGGCGGCGACGGCCTGGCTCCGGCGCGCCGAGCGTTCGTCCACAGTGGACGTCACGACGTGA
- a CDS encoding LacI family DNA-binding transcriptional regulator, with protein sequence MATISDVAALAGVSTATVSRALNGKSTVDPTLAGRVARAVEELGYTPNGLARSLRRRETAVLALIISDVENPFFTAIARGAEDAAQAAGYSVMLCNSDESTAKERRYVEVAAQERLAGVIMSPTTADSDVRPLTTHRTPIVTVDRRLASADCDAVLLDSRAAARDAVSHLASQGYRRIGCIAGPPGVTTADDRLDGYRDGLRAAGRKYSAKLVRRGEFREAGGREAATRLLAEPGPPDALLVSSSTMSVGVLQVMAELGLRSGRDVGIVSFDDAPWATLISPALTVVAQPAHAMGRLAARLLLDRIGDGGSRATTTTTMAAQLIVRGSSTR encoded by the coding sequence GTGGCGACGATCTCCGATGTGGCGGCGCTGGCCGGGGTCTCCACCGCGACCGTGTCCAGGGCGCTCAACGGCAAGTCCACTGTGGACCCCACACTGGCCGGGCGCGTGGCCAGAGCCGTCGAAGAGCTCGGTTACACCCCGAACGGCCTGGCGCGCAGCCTGCGCCGCCGCGAGACCGCGGTGCTGGCACTGATCATCTCCGACGTCGAGAACCCGTTCTTCACCGCGATCGCGCGCGGGGCCGAGGACGCGGCGCAGGCCGCCGGGTACTCGGTGATGCTGTGCAACTCCGACGAGAGCACCGCCAAGGAACGCCGGTACGTCGAGGTCGCGGCCCAGGAGCGGCTCGCCGGCGTGATCATGTCGCCGACCACCGCCGACAGCGACGTCCGGCCGCTGACCACCCACCGGACGCCGATCGTGACGGTCGACCGGCGGCTCGCCTCGGCGGACTGCGACGCCGTGCTGCTGGACTCCCGCGCCGCGGCCCGGGACGCCGTGTCGCACCTGGCTTCCCAGGGCTACCGGCGGATCGGCTGCATCGCCGGCCCGCCCGGCGTCACCACGGCCGACGACCGGCTCGACGGTTACCGCGACGGACTCCGCGCCGCGGGCCGGAAGTACTCGGCGAAACTGGTGCGCCGCGGCGAATTCCGCGAAGCCGGCGGCCGCGAAGCCGCGACCCGGCTGCTGGCGGAACCCGGCCCGCCGGACGCCCTCCTCGTCTCCAGCAGCACGATGTCGGTCGGCGTGCTGCAGGTGATGGCGGAGCTCGGCCTGCGGTCCGGCCGCGACGTCGGGATCGTGTCGTTCGACGACGCACCGTGGGCGACGCTGATCTCGCCGGCGCTCACGGTCGTCGCCCAGCCCGCCCACGCGATGGGCCGGCTGGCCGCCCGCCTCCTGCTCGACCGCATCGGCGACGGCGGTTCCCGCGCGACGACCACGACGACGATGGCCGCGCAGCTGATCGTCCGGGGCAGCTCCACCCGCTGA
- a CDS encoding FGGY-family carbohydrate kinase produces the protein MTGLLLGVDIGTASSKGVLVDPGGAVLARSVREHAVSTPCPGWFEHDAETVWWADFTGIVADLLRAAGGRPLAGLGISGIGPCLLPADAGGTPLRPAILYGVDTRAGAEIAELNEELGAAEILARGGSPLTSQAVGPKVRWLARHEPDVHARTEKLLMASSFLVHRLTGRYVLDHHSASQCTPMYDLVAGEWAEDWAERVAPGLPLPELLWPTEVAGEVTAAAAALTGLPAGLPVTAGTVDAWAEAASVGVREPGDVMVMYGTTMFLVQVLTEPRPHPGLWGTRGVVPGSFTLAAGMATSGAVTDWLRRLAGASYEDLVAEAASVPAGSRGLLLLPYFAGERTPLFDPDARGVLAGLTTSHGWAEIYRAALEGIAYGVRHNLEAMASAGGAAGRLVAVGGGTKGGLWTRIVSDVTGLPQQIPAETIGACLGDALLAAEAVGMDASRGNPIAATVTPDAENRARYEEFYRHYRSLYDATGETAHFLADQQRVVSGKQG, from the coding sequence ATGACGGGACTGCTGCTCGGCGTCGACATCGGCACGGCCAGCTCGAAGGGTGTGCTGGTGGACCCCGGCGGCGCGGTGCTCGCCCGGTCGGTCCGCGAGCACGCCGTCTCGACGCCGTGTCCGGGCTGGTTCGAGCACGACGCCGAAACGGTCTGGTGGGCGGACTTCACCGGGATCGTCGCCGACCTGCTGCGCGCCGCCGGAGGCCGGCCGCTCGCCGGGCTCGGGATCAGCGGCATCGGGCCGTGCCTCCTGCCCGCCGACGCCGGCGGAACGCCGTTGCGGCCGGCGATCCTCTACGGCGTCGACACGCGAGCGGGCGCGGAGATCGCCGAGCTGAACGAAGAGCTCGGCGCGGCCGAAATCCTGGCGCGCGGGGGTTCGCCGCTGACGAGCCAGGCGGTCGGGCCGAAGGTGCGCTGGCTGGCCCGGCACGAGCCGGACGTCCACGCGCGCACGGAGAAGCTGCTGATGGCGAGCTCGTTCCTGGTGCACCGGCTGACCGGCCGGTACGTCCTGGACCACCACTCGGCGAGCCAGTGCACACCGATGTACGACCTCGTGGCCGGCGAATGGGCCGAGGACTGGGCCGAGCGCGTCGCGCCGGGACTGCCGTTGCCGGAGCTGCTGTGGCCGACCGAGGTCGCGGGGGAGGTCACCGCGGCCGCGGCCGCGCTGACCGGGCTGCCCGCGGGGTTGCCGGTGACGGCGGGGACGGTGGACGCCTGGGCCGAGGCGGCGAGCGTCGGCGTCCGCGAGCCGGGCGACGTGATGGTGATGTACGGCACGACGATGTTCCTCGTCCAGGTGCTGACCGAACCGCGCCCGCACCCCGGTCTGTGGGGCACGCGCGGGGTCGTCCCGGGCAGTTTCACGCTGGCGGCGGGCATGGCGACGTCCGGCGCGGTGACCGACTGGCTGCGGAGACTGGCCGGGGCTTCCTACGAGGATCTCGTGGCGGAGGCGGCCTCGGTGCCGGCCGGGAGCCGGGGGCTGTTGCTGCTGCCGTACTTCGCGGGGGAACGGACGCCGCTGTTCGACCCGGACGCGCGGGGTGTGCTGGCCGGGCTGACGACGTCGCACGGCTGGGCCGAGATCTACCGCGCCGCCTTGGAGGGGATCGCTTACGGCGTGCGGCACAACCTGGAGGCGATGGCCTCCGCGGGCGGGGCGGCGGGACGGCTGGTGGCGGTCGGCGGCGGGACGAAGGGCGGGCTGTGGACCCGCATCGTCTCGGACGTGACCGGGCTGCCGCAGCAGATCCCGGCGGAGACGATCGGGGCGTGCTTGGGTGACGCGCTGCTGGCGGCGGAGGCGGTCGGGATGGATGCCTCCCGCGGGAACCCGATCGCCGCGACGGTCACGCCGGACGCGGAGAACCGTGCGCGCTACGAGGAGTTCTACCGGCACTACCGGTCGCTGTACGACGCGACCGGGGAGACCGCGCACTTCCTGGCGGACCAGCAGCGCGTCGTGAGCGGGAAACAGGGTTAG
- a CDS encoding TetR/AcrR family transcriptional regulator, whose protein sequence is MAAEASEPVRRRRHGKQLETALLTAGWDELVEVGYARLTMESIAVRARTSEAVLYRRWANKDRLVLAAIEHQRNANPIVLPDTGSLRSDLLALLTAASEALAGFFAIAAAAAFSGLLADTGMTPAQVRAQVMGDERVPHSRTLYQRAHRRGEIDLDRIPAAVLDLPFDLVRHDLLMDLAPVKPSRIKAIVDELFLPLLPPAGGS, encoded by the coding sequence GTGGCTGCCGAAGCGTCCGAACCCGTCCGCCGTCGCCGGCACGGCAAGCAGCTCGAGACCGCGCTGCTCACCGCCGGCTGGGACGAGCTGGTCGAGGTCGGGTACGCCCGCCTGACGATGGAGTCGATCGCCGTCCGCGCGCGCACCAGCGAGGCCGTGCTCTACCGCCGGTGGGCCAACAAGGACCGGCTGGTGCTCGCCGCGATCGAGCACCAGCGGAACGCCAACCCGATCGTGCTCCCCGACACCGGCTCCCTGCGCAGCGATCTGCTCGCCCTGCTGACAGCCGCGAGTGAAGCCCTCGCCGGGTTCTTCGCCATCGCCGCGGCAGCCGCCTTCTCGGGGCTGCTGGCCGACACCGGCATGACCCCGGCGCAGGTCCGTGCGCAGGTCATGGGCGACGAGCGGGTTCCGCACTCGCGGACCCTCTACCAGCGGGCCCACCGCCGCGGCGAGATCGACCTGGACCGCATCCCGGCCGCGGTGCTGGACCTGCCGTTCGACCTGGTGCGCCACGACCTGCTCATGGACCTCGCCCCCGTGAAACCCTCCCGCATCAAGGCGATCGTCGACGAGCTCTTCCTGCCCCTGCTGCCGCCCGCCGGAGGCTCCTAA
- a CDS encoding FAD-dependent oxidoreductase — MNPKLSPQVLIVGAGPTGLTLACELARDGVSFRLVEAAPGPQPGSRGKGVQPRTLEVFDDLGIVDRVLAAGRLGMPIRSTAPDGQVTLTGADIEDRPDIPYPASLITPEWRIEEALRLRLAELGGAVEFGTALAGFEQSDDGVSAVVVKDGEAEPAGARWLVGCDGGHSVVRKQAGIAFEGETPETVRMIVADVRADGLDRDAWHMWRHEEGPVNLCPLPSTGVFQYQAGIAPGQDPELSLANMQAILERRSGRTGIRLHEPEWSSLWRANIRLAARYREGRVFLAGDAAHIHSPAGGQGMNTGIQDAHNLGWKLAAVAKGASPALLDTYEAERRPVAAGVLALSNALFRQAIEQKGIPARRTASTTQLDVGYRDSALARDDRDETARLRAGDRAPDATGLKTAEGERRLFDLTRGGHFTLLDFGATPAIEAAPAGLRTLHVVGRPAGPDDIADTGGHLAHAYGATDRTLTLIRPDGHIALISDAGDVSAVSGYLAAFGRAVAR, encoded by the coding sequence ATGAACCCGAAGCTGTCACCGCAGGTGCTGATCGTCGGCGCGGGGCCGACCGGGCTGACGCTGGCCTGTGAACTCGCCCGCGACGGCGTCTCCTTCCGCCTGGTCGAGGCCGCCCCCGGCCCGCAGCCCGGCTCGCGGGGCAAGGGCGTCCAGCCGCGCACCCTCGAGGTGTTCGACGATCTGGGCATCGTCGATCGCGTGCTCGCCGCCGGCCGGCTGGGGATGCCGATCCGCTCGACCGCACCCGACGGCCAGGTGACCCTGACCGGCGCCGACATCGAGGATCGCCCCGACATCCCCTACCCGGCGAGCCTGATCACGCCCGAATGGCGGATCGAGGAAGCACTGCGGCTGCGGCTGGCGGAGCTCGGCGGCGCGGTCGAGTTCGGTACCGCGCTCGCCGGCTTCGAGCAGTCGGACGACGGCGTGTCGGCGGTGGTCGTCAAGGACGGCGAAGCCGAGCCGGCCGGCGCGCGCTGGCTGGTCGGCTGCGACGGCGGCCACAGCGTCGTCCGCAAGCAGGCCGGCATCGCCTTCGAGGGCGAGACACCCGAGACGGTGCGGATGATCGTCGCCGACGTCCGGGCCGACGGCCTCGACCGCGACGCCTGGCACATGTGGCGGCACGAGGAAGGTCCCGTCAACCTCTGCCCGCTGCCTTCGACCGGCGTCTTCCAGTACCAGGCCGGCATCGCGCCGGGACAGGACCCCGAGCTCAGCCTCGCGAACATGCAGGCGATCCTCGAGCGGCGCAGCGGCCGCACCGGCATCCGCCTCCACGAGCCGGAGTGGTCGTCGCTGTGGCGCGCCAACATCCGCCTCGCCGCCCGCTATCGCGAAGGGCGCGTGTTCCTCGCCGGCGACGCGGCGCACATCCACTCGCCGGCCGGCGGCCAGGGGATGAACACCGGCATCCAGGACGCGCACAACCTCGGCTGGAAGCTCGCGGCGGTCGCGAAGGGCGCCTCGCCGGCCCTGCTCGACACCTACGAAGCCGAGCGGCGGCCGGTCGCGGCCGGCGTGCTCGCCCTCTCGAACGCGCTCTTCAGGCAGGCGATCGAGCAGAAGGGCATCCCGGCCCGCCGCACCGCGAGCACGACGCAGCTCGACGTGGGCTACCGCGACTCCGCCTTGGCACGCGACGACCGCGACGAGACCGCCCGGCTCCGCGCCGGCGACCGCGCCCCCGACGCGACCGGGCTGAAGACGGCGGAAGGCGAACGCCGGCTGTTCGACCTGACGCGCGGCGGGCACTTCACCTTGCTGGACTTCGGGGCCACGCCCGCGATCGAAGCCGCCCCGGCCGGCCTCAGGACTCTCCACGTCGTCGGGCGGCCGGCCGGCCCCGACGACATCGCCGACACCGGGGGCCACCTCGCGCACGCCTACGGCGCGACCGACCGCACCCTGACCCTGATCCGCCCCGACGGCCACATCGCCCTGATCTCCGACGCGGGCGACGTCTCGGCGGTTTCGGGCTATCTCGCCGCGTTCGGCCGGGCCGTGGCCCGCTAG
- a CDS encoding TetR family transcriptional regulator C-terminal domain-containing protein → MPRQRDVGAQRELLSNAVWQVLAEEGLPGLTLRAVAERAGCTTGLVMHAFPAKKALLLHARDLLHERTAVRADAAEAASGDAFGALEAVLGQAVDLPHGHHEESRVWVGFLAAALADEALAERHRAANHSFLARIRRLVAACRPEWTDERLELTTKSLVGLVEGLNVLAAADPAAYPARLQQDALAHALTELGPAPA, encoded by the coding sequence GTGCCGAGACAGCGTGACGTGGGGGCGCAGCGGGAGCTGCTGTCGAACGCGGTGTGGCAGGTCCTGGCCGAGGAGGGCCTGCCGGGCCTGACGCTGCGTGCAGTCGCCGAGCGCGCGGGCTGCACGACCGGCCTGGTGATGCACGCGTTCCCGGCGAAGAAGGCGTTGCTGCTGCACGCGCGCGACCTGCTCCACGAGCGCACCGCCGTCCGCGCCGACGCCGCCGAGGCCGCGAGCGGCGACGCGTTCGGCGCCCTGGAAGCGGTGCTCGGCCAAGCCGTCGACCTGCCGCACGGCCACCACGAGGAGTCCCGCGTCTGGGTGGGCTTCCTCGCGGCGGCCCTGGCCGACGAGGCCCTGGCCGAACGCCACCGCGCGGCGAACCACTCGTTCCTGGCGCGGATCCGGCGGCTGGTCGCGGCCTGCCGTCCGGAGTGGACGGACGAGCGGCTCGAGCTGACGACGAAGAGCCTGGTGGGGCTGGTCGAAGGCCTGAACGTCCTGGCCGCGGCGGACCCGGCGGCCTACCCGGCACGGCTGCAGCAGGACGCGCTGGCCCACGCGCTCACCGAGCTGGGACCGGCGCCGGCCTGA
- a CDS encoding GNAT family N-acetyltransferase, producing MPTTIEITTVTWDDPDAVRLRAAQRTELDARYGTDDHEPGAMPTAESVAVFLVARDAGGTAVGCGGLRLLGPGSGEVKRMYVEPPARGTGVAAALLRALEDHARGLGIARLLLETGTGQPDAIRFYQREGYEPIEAYGPYAGEPLSRCFARDL from the coding sequence GTGCCGACCACCATCGAGATCACCACGGTGACCTGGGACGATCCCGACGCCGTCCGGCTGCGCGCGGCCCAGCGCACCGAACTGGACGCCCGCTACGGCACCGACGACCACGAGCCCGGCGCCATGCCGACCGCCGAGTCCGTCGCGGTGTTCCTCGTCGCCCGGGACGCCGGCGGCACGGCCGTGGGCTGTGGCGGGCTCCGGCTGCTCGGCCCGGGCTCGGGCGAGGTCAAGCGCATGTACGTCGAGCCGCCGGCCCGCGGCACCGGCGTCGCGGCCGCCCTGCTGCGCGCACTCGAAGACCACGCACGCGGACTCGGCATCGCCCGGCTGCTGCTGGAGACGGGCACCGGGCAGCCCGACGCGATCCGCTTCTACCAGCGCGAAGGCTACGAACCCATCGAGGCTTACGGGCCGTACGCCGGCGAGCCGCTCTCGCGCTGCTTCGCCCGCGACCTGTGA
- a CDS encoding TIM-barrel domain-containing protein — protein sequence MSRVAQSIGCLAAAVALGLAPTAAYAEPAAAPAGQLGDLTGISADGPVVTLESGAAAVRVSFPAEGAVRVWLAPDGTFTDPAADRIVLPKTTPPATPKRVDKGSYWAISTLKATLRAYKHPLEFALFDAADRRQLWAESAPLSWTGTTTTQSLARTATEQFVGGGEQNGRFSHRDRTIKIFADDNWNDGGAPNSQPFYASTSGYGVLRNTFAPGSYSFTAPVRTTHDERRFDATYVVGDTLKDVIGGYTDLVGKPFLPPVYGLETGDSDCYLHNANRGERHTLDAVGVADGYAAHGMPNGWMLVNDGYGCGYENLQQTGEGLRKNAMQLGLWTEDGVPNQADEVKAGVRVRKLDVAWVGPGYQFALDACNTAYQGIEDNSDARGFVWQPVSWAGAQRCGVLWSGDQSGSYDYIKWQIPTYAGATTSGIAYNTGDIDGIFGGSPQTYVRDLQWKTFLPAAMTMDGWASSDKQPWRQGEPYTSINRKYLLLKERLLPYAYSYSVQAHRTGVGQVRPLALEYPDDPTVWTDKAKYEFLSGTDFLVAPVYEKSTVRDGIYLPKGTWVDYWSGKTYTGPTTVDGYDAPLDTLPLFVRAGAVVPMWAEGTTSWRTRDEGELDLDVYPQGKGGFTLTEDDGVTRGYQRGEQAEQTFTVDAPRSGPGTVTVGIGASTGTYPGKPAARNYQLSVHTGTKPAEVRAGTGVLRQYGSKAELDRAPSGWWFDPAAHGVVRVKTGRLGAGDRQDVRLFGASAVGGFFPEDDNGSTTLTTPSPAAPGQAAAANVSFTNGTPLPVRDVTLSVRAEGFHADVSAAPKLVWPGQTVKVPVTLTPDAGLKPADYQVTATATYRARAGAHQAVDSSTVTVPYASLAAAYGNVGVTDAAHVAAGDLDGGGSSFRAEGLAEAGLEPGAAFTANGARLTWPDAGSGRPDNVVAAGQTVAVRGTGAKLVLAGTGTGTAEGTVVVRYADGSTSQADLGLPNWCCADPARYGATTVATVLGKNTRSGPAYPATPYRVFANSVPLTAGKAVVAVTLPSNPALHVFAASVA from the coding sequence ATGAGCAGAGTTGCGCAGTCAATCGGCTGTCTGGCCGCTGCTGTCGCCCTCGGGCTGGCGCCCACCGCGGCGTACGCCGAGCCGGCCGCGGCGCCCGCCGGGCAGCTCGGGGACCTGACCGGGATCTCGGCCGACGGCCCGGTGGTGACGCTGGAGTCCGGCGCCGCCGCCGTCCGCGTGAGCTTCCCGGCCGAAGGCGCCGTCCGGGTCTGGCTCGCCCCCGACGGGACCTTCACCGACCCGGCCGCCGACAGGATCGTCCTGCCCAAGACCACGCCCCCGGCCACGCCGAAACGCGTCGACAAGGGCTCGTACTGGGCCATTTCGACGCTCAAGGCGACCCTGCGGGCGTACAAGCATCCGCTGGAGTTCGCCCTCTTCGACGCCGCCGACCGCCGGCAGCTCTGGGCCGAGTCCGCCCCGCTGTCCTGGACCGGCACCACGACCACGCAGAGCCTGGCCAGGACCGCGACCGAGCAGTTCGTCGGCGGCGGCGAGCAGAACGGCCGGTTCAGCCACCGCGACCGGACGATCAAGATCTTCGCCGACGACAACTGGAACGACGGCGGCGCGCCCAACTCGCAGCCGTTCTACGCCTCCACCTCGGGTTACGGCGTCCTGCGCAACACCTTCGCCCCGGGCAGCTACTCCTTCACGGCCCCGGTCAGGACGACCCACGACGAGCGCCGCTTCGACGCGACCTACGTCGTCGGCGACACCCTCAAGGACGTCATCGGCGGATACACCGACCTGGTCGGCAAGCCGTTCCTGCCGCCGGTCTACGGCTTGGAGACGGGGGATTCGGATTGCTATTTGCACAATGCAAATCGCGGTGAGCGGCACACGCTCGACGCGGTCGGCGTGGCCGACGGTTACGCCGCGCACGGCATGCCGAACGGCTGGATGCTCGTCAACGACGGCTACGGCTGCGGCTACGAGAACCTGCAGCAAACCGGTGAGGGCCTGCGGAAGAACGCGATGCAGCTCGGCCTCTGGACCGAGGACGGCGTCCCGAACCAGGCCGACGAGGTCAAGGCCGGCGTGCGGGTGCGCAAGCTGGACGTCGCGTGGGTGGGCCCGGGCTACCAGTTCGCGCTCGACGCCTGCAACACCGCGTACCAGGGCATCGAAGACAACAGCGACGCCCGCGGGTTCGTCTGGCAGCCGGTCAGCTGGGCCGGGGCCCAGCGCTGCGGCGTGCTGTGGAGCGGGGACCAGTCCGGCTCCTACGACTACATCAAGTGGCAGATCCCGACGTACGCGGGCGCGACCACGTCCGGCATCGCGTACAACACCGGCGACATCGACGGCATCTTCGGCGGCAGCCCGCAGACCTACGTCCGCGACCTGCAGTGGAAGACGTTCCTGCCGGCGGCGATGACGATGGACGGCTGGGCGTCCTCGGACAAGCAGCCGTGGCGCCAGGGCGAGCCGTACACCTCGATCAACCGGAAGTACCTGCTGCTGAAGGAGCGGCTGCTGCCCTACGCCTACAGCTACTCGGTACAGGCGCACCGGACCGGCGTCGGCCAGGTCCGCCCGCTCGCGCTCGAGTACCCCGACGACCCGACCGTCTGGACCGACAAGGCGAAGTACGAGTTCCTGTCCGGGACGGACTTCCTCGTCGCGCCGGTGTACGAGAAGTCGACCGTGCGCGACGGCATCTACCTGCCCAAGGGCACCTGGGTCGACTACTGGAGCGGCAAGACCTACACCGGGCCGACCACTGTGGACGGTTACGACGCTCCCCTGGACACGCTGCCGCTGTTCGTCCGCGCCGGGGCCGTCGTGCCGATGTGGGCCGAAGGCACGACGTCGTGGCGGACGCGGGACGAGGGAGAGCTGGACCTCGACGTCTACCCGCAGGGCAAGGGCGGTTTCACGCTCACCGAGGACGACGGCGTGACCCGCGGTTACCAGCGCGGTGAGCAGGCCGAGCAGACGTTCACCGTCGACGCGCCTCGGTCGGGTCCCGGCACGGTGACCGTCGGGATCGGCGCGAGCACCGGCACCTACCCCGGGAAGCCGGCCGCGCGGAACTACCAGCTGTCCGTCCACACGGGAACGAAACCGGCCGAGGTCCGGGCGGGAACCGGTGTTCTGCGCCAGTACGGCAGCAAGGCGGAGCTGGACCGAGCGCCGTCGGGCTGGTGGTTCGACCCGGCCGCGCACGGCGTCGTGCGTGTCAAGACCGGCCGGCTCGGCGCGGGTGACCGGCAGGACGTCCGGCTGTTCGGCGCGAGCGCCGTCGGCGGGTTCTTCCCCGAGGACGACAACGGCTCGACGACGCTGACCACGCCTTCGCCGGCCGCACCGGGCCAGGCCGCCGCGGCGAACGTGAGCTTCACCAACGGCACGCCGCTGCCGGTGCGGGACGTGACGCTTTCGGTGCGGGCAGAAGGTTTTCACGCCGACGTCTCGGCCGCACCGAAGCTCGTGTGGCCCGGTCAGACGGTCAAGGTGCCGGTGACGCTGACCCCGGACGCCGGGCTGAAGCCCGCGGACTACCAGGTCACCGCCACCGCGACCTACCGAGCCCGGGCCGGCGCGCACCAGGCCGTCGACTCCTCGACCGTCACCGTCCCGTACGCCTCCTTGGCCGCGGCGTACGGGAACGTCGGCGTCACCGATGCGGCGCACGTCGCGGCCGGGGACCTCGACGGCGGTGGCAGCAGCTTCCGCGCCGAAGGACTCGCCGAGGCGGGACTCGAGCCGGGAGCGGCGTTCACCGCGAACGGGGCCCGGCTGACCTGGCCGGACGCCGGGAGCGGCCGGCCGGACAACGTCGTCGCGGCCGGGCAGACCGTCGCGGTGCGGGGTACCGGCGCGAAGCTCGTGCTGGCCGGCACCGGCACCGGGACGGCCGAGGGCACCGTCGTCGTCCGGTACGCCGACGGCAGCACCAGCCAGGCCGACCTGGGCCTGCCGAACTGGTGCTGCGCCGACCCCGCCCGGTACGGCGCGACGACCGTCGCGACCGTCCTGGGCAAGAACACCCGGAGCGGCCCGGCTTATCCGGCGACGCCGTACCGGGTGTTCGCGAACTCCGTCCCGCTGACCGCGGGCAAGGCGGTCGTGGCGGTGACGCTGCCGTCGAACCCGGCACTGCACGTGTTCGCGGCGAGCGTCGCCTGA